A region of the Anaerolineae bacterium genome:
ATCGGCTGCGGGCCGGGGTTGTACAGCCTGCGCCTGGCCCGGGCCGGCTACCGCGTTACCGGCATAGACATTGCCCAACCCCTGCTTGATTACGCCCAAGCTGAAGCCGAAGCCGAAGGGTTGGCGGACGCTTGCACGTATCGCTGCCGGTCTATGTTTGACCTGGCCTACACCGCCGAATTTGAGGCAATTTTGCTGATAAATTCAATGATCAACCGCCTGGAATTGGCCGAACTGCGCGACCTGCTGGTCAAGATTCGCGCTGCTTTAAAACCGGGCGGGCAATTGCTGGTCGAGTTTCAAATTCCCCCGGAGGGTTTCGCCCAGAGCCAACCGGCCGTTACCGAGGCGATTTCCTTTCTGGCCCAATCCCCCTGGTGCGATCAGTTTCACGCCTGGATGGTGCGCGAACTCACCTTCCCCACCACCGGCGAACGGGTGACGCACCACCTGATTTTATATCCCAACGGCCAACCCGCAGAATATTGGTCTCGCTTTAAACTATATCCTCTCTCCAAGCTGACCGGCGTTTTGCACAACAGCGGCTTTGCCGTGCAGGCAGTCTATGGCGAAAAACTCGGCCGGCCTTCTCGCCCCGGCGACGAATTTTGTTTTATCCGGGCGCAGCGCCGTGATTAGTCCACAAACTCTAACCACTGCCATTAAAGAAGGATTAGATTACCTGGCCCAAACCCAGCGACCATCGGGCGAATTTGCCACCTACACCGCGCCCCAACCGGACATGCTTGGCGCCAAGGAACGGGCCAAGTCGGTGTACGTGACCACCTTTGTGCTGCACAGCCTCTCCTGCTTGCCTGCCGGCCCGCTCACCGAACACATCCGGCAGCGGGCCGGCAACTTTCTGGCTGGCGAACAGGAGGATAACGGCGCCTGGCATTATGATGGCCGGGGCGGGCGGCAAATTCCGGCCGATCTGGATTGCACCGCCTGCGCCGTTGCAGCGCTGGTCGGCCTGGGCCGGCGGCCAGGCCTTTCTTTTTACAGTTTGCTTTGGCAAAATGAGGTGGCTCCCGGCGGGCCTTATTACACCTGGCTGGGCGTTGACCATACGGGCGATTCGGTGTATGCCCGCGATGTGGATCCCCTGGTGAACGCCAATATTTTGTTTTGCGCCGGGCTGCTCAATCTTTCGCTGCCCGGTACAGTGATTTATGCGCAGCAGATCATCCAAAACCAAACTTATGGGGGGACTTATTGCGTTTCTGCCCATCTGCCCATTTATGCTCTCAGCCGGGCCTATGCCGATGGCCGGCTGGTAGCCCTGGCTCCGGCGATGGAGATAATGCGCAACTACATCCTGACCAACCTGCCGCTATCGCGGGCCGAACCGTCGGCCTTTCACCTGGTCTGTCTAACGGCCAGTCTGCTCAATCTCAAAGCGCCCCTGTCGGTGGTTGAGCCATCCTTAACTGACCTGCTGGCCCGCCAGCAAAAAAACGGTTGCTGGCCGGCCTGGGGCGCCTATGTGAGTTATAATTATTATTACGACGGTGCACCCGCTCTGACCACGGCCCTGGCCCTGGAAGCCCTGAGCAAGTATGAGCAGGGCGTGGTGTAACTACCTTTTTTGACAAAGCTCCTCACTTGATTTAACATTAGGACTTATTTCCCGCTTCCTTAAATGCACGTTTTCTGGTACTTTAATAATTGAGGGCAAACGATGTGCGGCCACCAGGAACGCCATGGCCACAAAAGACCCGGGTCCAGCCGCACCTATAAAACACACTTTATCCCAATTTTTTAAGCAGATATATTTTTTGCCTGGCCCCTCTGGAGGACTCTAGCCAAACTCAGTAGCGGCTTAACTTACCTATCCTAAGTTGAGCTACTCTGTTTGAAGTTTAATCAATGGGTGTTTTCATATTCTTAACTTTATGCAATAGGAGGCATAACAATGAGTCCCGATTTAGAGCGGCTGGTTGGCCGCGCTGTGATGGATAAGGCCTTTCGTGACAAACTGCTGGCAGACCCGGAAAGCGCCGTTAGGGAAGCGAACTTTAAGTTGTCTGAAGAAGAGATGGCAGACCTGGAGGCGGGGGTTGAGCGGATTAAAAGAGAGGGTACTTCTGAACAACTCGACCAACAGATAGAACCACTGGCTAATTGGTAATTTCAAAAAATTTGTGGCTTTGGTATTACATTCTAACCTTATGATAATAACAAGCCTCGTCACCTGATGAGGCTTGTTACAATTATTTAAGGACGTTATTCTCATGTCCTTGCCTAAATCATCGGGATTTAACCAACGTATTACCCAATCGAACCTCAAGGATAATTTGCAACGCAGGTTGAACTTCCTTAGGCCCCTTCTCATTGGGATGATCATATTAAATTTTATTGCCCTGTGGCTTATATGGGTAGTAAATGCTCCGTTCTTTAATTTTTTTATTATCAGCGCAAACCTCACCCTTAATCTGATTATTTTGTATTTATGGTGGCGTAATCGCATCAAGTTAGCCAG
Encoded here:
- a CDS encoding Franean1_4349 family RiPP; this translates as MSPDLERLVGRAVMDKAFRDKLLADPESAVREANFKLSEEEMADLEAGVERIKREGTSEQLDQQIEPLANW
- a CDS encoding class I SAM-dependent methyltransferase — protein: MSNDVPLPFDALRPFKNEPEDFTPLDTLPWETQAEQFLRCRTAEGFVGLRPFKEVEANVIWLVDHLGLPPGAAILDIGCGPGLYSLRLARAGYRVTGIDIAQPLLDYAQAEAEAEGLADACTYRCRSMFDLAYTAEFEAILLINSMINRLELAELRDLLVKIRAALKPGGQLLVEFQIPPEGFAQSQPAVTEAISFLAQSPWCDQFHAWMVRELTFPTTGERVTHHLILYPNGQPAEYWSRFKLYPLSKLTGVLHNSGFAVQAVYGEKLGRPSRPGDEFCFIRAQRRD
- a CDS encoding terpene cyclase/mutase family protein translates to MAKNSAGLLAPATNFVLSGRSAVISPQTLTTAIKEGLDYLAQTQRPSGEFATYTAPQPDMLGAKERAKSVYVTTFVLHSLSCLPAGPLTEHIRQRAGNFLAGEQEDNGAWHYDGRGGRQIPADLDCTACAVAALVGLGRRPGLSFYSLLWQNEVAPGGPYYTWLGVDHTGDSVYARDVDPLVNANILFCAGLLNLSLPGTVIYAQQIIQNQTYGGTYCVSAHLPIYALSRAYADGRLVALAPAMEIMRNYILTNLPLSRAEPSAFHLVCLTASLLNLKAPLSVVEPSLTDLLARQQKNGCWPAWGAYVSYNYYYDGAPALTTALALEALSKYEQGVV